CGAATACCCCAGGGGGTAGAGCACTGGATGGGCTAGGGGTCCTCACCGGATTACCAAACCTAACCAAACTCCGAATACCTGGGAGTACTAGTCGGCAGACACACGGCGGGTGCTAACGTCCGTCGTGAAAAGGGAAACAACCCTGACCTACAGCTAAGGTCCCCAAGTTATGGCTAAGTGGGAAAGGATGTGAGGATCCCAAAACAACCAGGATGTTGGCTTAGAAGCAGCCATCATTTAAAGAAAGCGTAACAGCTCACTGGTCTAAATAAGGGTCTTTGCGCCGAAAATGTAACGGGGCTAAAGCCATACACCGAAGCTTAGGGTTTGGTCCGCAAGGGCCAAGCGGTAGCGGAGCGTTCTGTAAGCTGACGAAGCCATACCCGTGAGGGGTGGTGGAGGTATCAGAAGTGCGAATGCTGACATGAGTAACGTAAGGGGAGTGAGAGACTCCCCCGCCGAAAGACCAAGGGTTCCTGCTTAAAGCTAATCTGAGCAGGGTTAGCCGGCCCCTAAGACGAGGCGGAAACGCGTAGTCGATGGGAACCACGTTAATATTCGTGGGCTTGGAGGTAGTGACGGATCGCACAAGTTGTCCAATCTTATCGGATTGAACGGGCAGCGGAGCGGTTCCAGGAAATAGCTCCTCCTTATAAACCGTACCCGAAACCGACACTGGTGGTCAGGTAGAGTATACCAAGGCGCTTGAGAGAACTATGCTGAAGGAACTCGGCAAATTGCACGCGTAACTTCGGAAGAAGCGTGACCCTTTTCTACGCAAGTAGAGGAGGGTGGCACAGACCAGGGGGTAGCGACTGTTTATCAAAAACACAGGGCTCTGCGAAGTCGCAAGACGACGTATAGGGTCTGACGCCTGCCCGGTGCTGGAAGGTTAAGAGGAGGGGTGCAAGCTCTGAATCGAAGCCCCAGTAAACGGCGGCCGTAACTATAACGGTCCTAAGGTAGCGAAATTCCTTGTCGGGTAAGTTCCGACCTGCACGAATGGCGTAACGACTTCCCCGCTGTCTCCAGCATAGACTCAGTGAAATTGAATTCCCCGTGAAGATGCGGGGTTCCTGCGGTTAGACGGAAAGACCCCGTGCACCTTTACTATAGCTTTACATTGGCATTCGTAGTGGCATGTGTAGGATAGGTGGTAGGCTTTGAAACCTGGGCGCCAGCTCAGGTGGAGCCACCCTTGAAATACCACCCTTATTACTATGGATGTCTAACCGCGGCCCGTTATCCGGGTCCGGGACAATGTATGGTGGGTAGTTTGACTGGGGCGGTCGCCTCCTAAAGAGTAACGGAGGCGCGCGATGGTGGGCTCAGAACGGTCGGAAATCGTTCGCTGAGTGCAATGGCATAAGCCTGCCTGACTGCGAGACTGACAAGTCGAGCAGAGACGAAAGTCGGTCATAGTGATCCGGTGGTCCCGCGTGGAAGGGCCATCGCTCAACGGATAAAAGGTACGCCGGGGATAACAGGCTGATGACCCCCAAGAGTCCATATCGACGGGGTTGTTTGGCACCTCGATGTCGACTCATCGCATCCTGGGGCTGGAGCAGGTCCCAAGGGTATGGCTGTTCGCCATTTAAAGCGGTACGTGAGTTGGGTTCAGAACGTCGTGAGACAGTTCGGTCCCTATCTGCCGTGGGTGTAGGAATATTGAAAGGATCTGTCCCTAGTACGAGAGGACCGGGATGGACGGATCTCTGGTGGACCTGTTGTGGCGCCAGCCGCATAGCAGGGTAGCTATATCCGGACGGGATAACCGCTGAAGGCATCTAAGCGGGAAACCCACCTTAAAACGAGTATTCCCTGAGAACCGTGGAAGACGACCACGTTGATAGGCCGGGTGTGGAAGAGCGGCAACGCTTGAAGCTTACCGGTACTAATAGTTCGATCGGCTTGATCGTTCTCATTCCTTATGCTCATCGTGAACACGATGATCTGACCAGCGCTCACGCATGAGCGGCCCTTACAGGGCCTATGCTCCGCGAGGGCGCCGGAAAACCGGCGACGCGCAGTCGCGCTTGCGGGCTTACGCCCGTAAGCAAAACACAAACGTCGCCTTGGCACGAAAAAACAGCTTCTCGATATAACGTGCGTTTTGCCGACCTGGTGGTTATGGCGGAGCGGCTGCACCCGATCCCATTCCGAACTCGGCCGTGAAACGCTCCAGCGCTGATGGTACTTCGTCTCAAGACGCGGGAGAGTAGGTCGCTGCCAGGTCTGCAAAACGCACGTTGAACTCTCATCCGCAAACCGGATGAAACTGAAATCTTCTCTCTACGAAAAGGCCCGCCAAGGGATCACGGGCCGCGCAAGCGGCCCTTTCATTTGGTCAGCCATATACCTATCTGTAAGCCATCCTGTTCATAGGCCCAGGCTTACGTCCAGATAAGCAAGCAAACGCTTGCTTCAGATCCGGAGCAGGCAAGAGCTTGCCCTGGAGAGTCCGGAGCAAGCAAGAGCTTGCCCTGGAGAGTCCGGAGCAAGCAAGAGCTTGCCCTGGAGAGTCCGGAGCAAGCAAGAGCTTGCCCTGGAGAGTCCGGAGCAAGCAAGAGCTTGCCCTGGAGGTGACGCGGGGTGGAGCAGCCCGGTAGCTCGTCAGGCTCATAACCTGAAGGTCACAGGTTCAAATCCTGTCCCCGCAACCAACAAAAAAGGGTCCATTCCGGACACATAGGTTACGGTTTATATCGGAGACATGGGTAACACTTTTGGCCCGAAGGGGTTTTGGAGTGGTTCGAGCCTGCATGTCTCATCATCGAAGTAGCCCAAATCATAATCCATGAAGGAAGCCAGCCAGATATGGTCCTCGACCTGTTTGATGCCGACGGTCTGGCCGGCAAAGACGAGGCTGAGGTTGATCTTCTTGCGATTGTAGCAGATGCGGCCGCAGGTGGTGACGGTGACGGCCTTGTCGTGAAACGGATAATCGAGATCCGGCAGGCCGGTATAGATGCGCGGTGACGGGGTGTAGCGCTCGGCTGGACAGGCCATGTCGAGCGCCTGATGTGGGCGTTCTGAGTTGAACTCATCGATGAAGTCATCGAACCTGGCCTGCTGCTGCAGGAAATTGGCGCCAGCCGGTTTGGTGGTTTCCTTCTTGAGAGTCAGGTGCATGCGCTCATGGCGCCTGTTCTGCTGCGGACAGCCCGGCTGGATGCGCTCGATGTCGATGCCCAGGCGCAGCCACCAGACCGACAGTTTGCTGAGATTGAACAGCGCGTTTGGGCTGGCAAAGGGAACGCCATTGTCGGTCCTGATGGCGCTGGGCAGGCCGAACTCTTTGAAAACGCTCTCGAACACCGTGAAGGCATAGGCTTCCTTGGTAGTCGACAACGCCTCGCAGGCGATGAGATAGCGGCTGGCGAAGTCGGTGATCGTCAGCGGATAGCAATAGCGCCGATCGGCGAGCATGAACTCGCCTTTGTAGTCGGCACACCACAGATCGTTGGGCCGATAGCCGTTTGAAAGTGGTGTTCCCGTCGCCCTGTTGCGCCTTCGCTTGCGGCGCTCGACCAGGCCATGGCGGTCGAGAACCGCATGCACCGTCGAGATCGCAGGCCGGTGAACGTCAGGATACAGCCGGGCCAACCGTTCGCGTATCTTTGGCGCACCCCAGGTCGGCTTGTCTTGCTTGAGGCGCACAATCAGCTTCTCGATTTGAAACGGAAGCTGATTGGCGTGGCGGTAGGGTCGGCGTGATCGATCCGTCAGCCCCTCAAGGCCACTGTCATTGTAGCGTGTGAGGATCTTGTAGCCGGTCTTGCGCGAGATATCGAACTCACGGCAAAGCACCGCCATCTTCTCGCCGTCCAGCAGCCGGGCAATGAACTTCAGCCGCTCTTCCATGACGTTACACTCCTTCCAAGGCACCTTGCTCTCCTTGCAAAGGGCCGAAAGTGTAACCCATGTCTCCGGAATGAACTGTCACCCATCTCTCGGGAAGGGCAAAGCCCGCTTCACGCGGGCTTTTTGCGTTCGGACCGTGATCGATGGCGATTTTAACCTGCACCAGGGGTCGGAAGCAGGCGAAGCCGACCGTGGGACAGAAAAGCCAAATCATGACCCCCAACCGCCCGCAGCTCGCAGGCCTTTTGTATTCGGCACCTTTGCCCACGCGAAGCCGGTTGGCTCCCGGCTCTGTCAGCGCGGCAACCGCCACGCGCCGGCGCGATGGTGACCGGACGCTTTGGATCCTGCAAAACCAGGCGACGAACCATTCTCTCGCCACCAGATCTTGGAAAACGAACCGTGATCGTGCGCTTCCAATCATTGCTATTATTGCTACCTGGCTTGATCGGCGCCATAATCTTCCAGGAGGTTGCCGTGCCCGACTACGCTCTGAACGAACCACTATGAGAGCTTCATCAGGAAGCAGCTCGAATCAGGCCGCTACAACAATGCCTGAGATGTTCGCGCCGGCCTACGTATGCTCGAGGATTTCGAGGCGGAGCGGGAAAGATGGTTGCGCGAGGAGGTTCCGGCGCGCCTGACCGAGCTCCGGCAGGATTCGGCTAAACTAAGGGCATCCCTGTCGAGACAGTTTTTTCGCGGCTCGAGGCGCGTGATCACGCGAAGCAGGCGAAAGCCAAATAGGCAATGGAGTACCGCATTGTCTTCCACCCCAAGGCGGAAACTGAACTCGACCAGCTCTATGACGACATAGCCGACCCGTGCGTCGCCGGCGATCGCTTGGAATTTCGTTGTCGGCATCCGCGACCATTGCCTGAGCGTGTCGACTTTTCCACAGTGCGGCACAGAGCGGGTCGAGATCATGCCTGGTCCGCGGATCATCGGCTGGCGACGTGCCGTCAGCATTGCTTTCGCAGTCGATGCCGAACGGGTCTGGTCCTGGGTATTTTTTCGCCGGCCGCAACATCACGGCGGAATTGCTGGAAGGCCGGCTCTGAAGCGCTGCTTAGGCTGGCGTGGGGATCGACACTCGCCAGGAGGCGATTCTCAGGCCGATGGCACGCACCTGCCGCCGCCTAGAGGTGGGAGCTTGGTAGAAGAGTGATCCTCAGCGGAACACCACTCACAATTTCAGCCAAGCCAGCTCACGAATTTCCGCCCCGTGGATATCTCCACGAGAAATCGAAAAAACATCGTCGATGACTGTTGACAGTTCTGGTTGGTGGCGACTATATACGCCTCACGAACGAGGGCGGTGCGCCGCTGGCGGCGAAGCAGTTTGCTTCTGAGAAGCCCTTGTGAGAATTCAAGAGAGCCGCGTAAGCGACACTCGGACGGCCCCGAAGCCAGAGGTGGAACGGGCCACGACATTGCGTGAAGTGATGTCTGTTCTTTGAAAATTGAATATTGAAGAAAGAGAAACGTGGGCGGCAGAGTCCTGCTGAACCTCTTATCCCGCCAGGGATAGAAGGTTCGAACGAGACTTTGGCGGACACGTTTTGAGAGAATAAAGTCTACCAAGGCACTGATGTGTCTAGGTGTGAATGTTCTCGTCAATTCAAAGCGTGACCAGATAAAAGCCAATCAAAGTTTCAAAACTTGAGAGTTTGATCCTGGCTCAGAACGAACGCTGGCGGCAGGCTTAACACATGCAAGTCGAGCGCCTCGCAAGAGGAGCGGCAGACGGGTGAGTAACGCGTGGGAATCTACCCATCTCTACGGAACAACTCCGGGAAACTGGAGCTAATACCGTATACGTCCTTCGGGAGAAAGATTTATCGGAGATGGATGAGCCCGCGTTGGATTAGCTAGTTGGTGGGGTAATGGCCTACCAAGGCGACGATCCATAGCTGGTCTGAGAGGATGATCAGCCACATTGGGACTGAGACACGGCCCAAACTCCTACGGGAGGCAGCAGTGGGGAATATTGGACAATGGGCGAAAGCCTGATCCAGCCATGCCGCGTGAGTGATGAAGGCCCTAGGGTTGTAAAGCTCTTTCAACGGTGAAGATAATGACGGTAACCGTAGAAGAAGCCCCGGCTAACTTCGTGCCAGCAGCCGCGGTAATACGAAGGGGGCTAGCGTTGTTCGGAATTACTGGGCGTAAAGCGCACGTAGGCGGATATTTAAGTCAGGGGTGAAATCCCGGGGCTCAACCCCGGAACTGCCTTTGATACTGGGTATCTCGAGTCCGAGAGAGGTGAGTGGAATTCCGAGTGTAGAGGTGAAATTCGTAGATATTCGGAGGAACACCAGTGGCGAAGGCGGCTCACTGGCTCGGTACTGACGCTGAGGTGCGAAAGCGTGGGGAGCAAACAGGATTAGATACCCTGGTAGTCCACGCTGTAAACGATGGAAGCTAGCCGTTGGCAAGTTTACTTGTCGGTGGCGCAGCTAACGCATTAAGCTTCCCGCCTGGGGAGTACGGTCGCAAGATTAAAACTCAAAGGAATTGACGGGGGCCCGCACAAGCGGTGGAGCATGTGGTTTAATTCGAAGCAACGCGCAGAACCTTACCAGCCCTTGACATCCCGGTCGCGGTTTCCAGAGATGGAAACCTTCAGTTCGGCTGGACCGGTGACAGGTGCTGCATGGCTGTCGTCAGCTCGTGTCGTGAGATGTTGGGTTAAGTCCCGCAACGAGCGCAACCCTCGCCCTTAGTTGCCAGCATTAAGTTGGGCACTCTAAGGGGACTGCCGGTGATAAGCCGAGAGGAAGGTGGGGATGACGTCAAGTCCTCATGGCCCTTACGGGCTGGGCTACACACGTGCTACAATGGTGGTGACAGTGGGCAGCGAGACCGCGAGGTCGAGCTAATCTCCAAAAGCCATCTCAGTTCGGATTGCACTCTGCAACTCGAGTGCATGAAGTTGGAATCGCTAGTAATCGCGGATCAGCATGCCGCGGTGAATACGTTCCCGGGCCTTGTACACACCGCCCGTCACACCATGGGAGTTGGTTTTACCCGAAGGCGCTGTGCTAACCGCAAGGAGGCAGGCGACCACGGTAGGGTCAGCGACTGGGGTGAAGTCGTAACAAGGTAGCCGTAGGGGAACCTGCGGCTGGATCACCTCCTTTCTAAGGAAGAACTCTAATGGAAACGCTTAATCGCTCGTCTTCGGATGAGAGATGATGGGCCTCTGCCTTTCAGTTCTCTTGGAACAAGACGGAAGAGAGTCACTCTTACCGTCGCGCATACCTTAAGCGGGTCTGCCGCCTTCGTTTCTCTTTCTTCAGCGAATGACTTTGGATCAGCGCTCGCGCGCCGTACCGCGGCCCTTTGGGCCGCTGGCGCTCCGCGAGGGCGCGGCATAAGCCGCGACGGCCGGTCGGCCTTGCGAGGCTTTGCCTCGATGTCACCCAGCTCGTTACTGGCAGAGCGCGGTCTTTAGGGCTTGTAGCTCAGTTGGTTAGAGCGCGCGCTTGATAAGCGTGAGGTCGGAGGTTCAAGTCCTCCCAGGCCCACCACTTGCGCGATCCCGCAGGGATCGTCGCTTCAGCCTCGATGTGGAAGTTGAGCTCCAGCGCGATCCCGTAGGGATCGTCGCTTCGGTCTCGATACCATTATGCGGGAGCAAGTTATCAGGGGCCGTAGCTCAGCTGGGAGAGCGCCTGCTTTGCAAGCAGGATGTCGTCGGTTCGATCCCGTCCGGCTCCACCACTTTCTTGTCTTTGAGGCGAAGAAGGGGTGTCGAGGAGGTGGTGAAAAAAGTCATTCGTATAAAGGTTTGTGGTGAGCTTCTTGGCTTGCCGCTTGTTCTGTTTTGACATCGTAAAGAGAAGATTTGTTCGAACTTCATGAGCCGAAAGGTTCGTGATTTGTCGCGGGAGACGCTCAATCTCCCGCATATGATGGGTTTGCCTAACCGCACCCTCGAACCGATCTCGAGAAGCTGGTCTTTTTGTGCCAATGACATCGAATGTGGATCCCGCACAGGATCCGGTTCAGGCGACAATTCCTTTGGAATTGCGCGGACGCCAACCCCGCAAGGGAGAGGCTGAAGCGACAATCCTTCGGATTGCGCGGATGGGCATTGGCAATGAGAACGATCAAGTGTCTTAAGGGCAATTGGTGGATGCCTTGGCATGCACAGGCGATGAAGGACGTGATACGCTGCGATAAGCTACGGGGAGGTGCGAATACCCTTTGATCCGTAGATTTCCGAATGGGGAAACCCACCTAAGGTACTTGGAAAATCAGAGTAGCAGAGCGATCTGCTACTGTGGTTTCCAAGTATCGATAATAGGTAACTTATCCTGAATACATAGGGATAAAGTGGCGAACGCGGGGAACTGAAACATCTAAGTACCCGTAGGAAAGGACATCAACCGAGACTCCGGAAGTAGTGGCGAGCGAACCCGGACCAGGCCAGTGGCGATTGAGAGACAAGCGGAACCTTCTGGAAAGTAGGGCCATAGTGGGTGACAGCCCCGTACGCGTAATGCAATCAATCGTCCTCGAGTAAGGCGGGACACGTGAAATCCTGTCTGAAATTGGGAGGACCACCTTCCAAGCCTAAGTACTCG
This region of Mesorhizobium sp. C432A genomic DNA includes:
- a CDS encoding helix-turn-helix domain-containing protein — protein: MEERLKFIARLLDGEKMAVLCREFDISRKTGYKILTRYNDSGLEGLTDRSRRPYRHANQLPFQIEKLIVRLKQDKPTWGAPKIRERLARLYPDVHRPAISTVHAVLDRHGLVERRKRRRNRATGTPLSNGYRPNDLWCADYKGEFMLADRRYCYPLTITDFASRYLIACEALSTTKEAYAFTVFESVFKEFGLPSAIRTDNGVPFASPNALFNLSKLSVWWLRLGIDIERIQPGCPQQNRRHERMHLTLKKETTKPAGANFLQQQARFDDFIDEFNSERPHQALDMACPAERYTPSPRIYTGLPDLDYPFHDKAVTVTTCGRICYNRKKINLSLVFAGQTVGIKQVEDHIWLASFMDYDLGYFDDETCRLEPLQNPFGPKVLPMSPI